Proteins encoded in a region of the Micromonas commoda chromosome 10, complete sequence genome:
- a CDS encoding Drug/Metabolite transporter superfamily (adenosine 3-phosphate 5-phosphosulfate), translating into MSSPKDAAAGVPATSTVLKIIGCVVGVVGSLLVYGILQERIMTRPYGEGEDEEFFTFSVFLVMNNRLVSMCVAVIVLAVIRGAVAPVAPIYKYAAVSCSNVIATTCQYEALKYVSFPVQTLGKCAKMIPVMIWGYFISNKRYGLYDYLIATGVMVGCTIFALYGPTTSSHGGSSKKSEKETGMYGIALMGGYLGFDGFTSTFQDKLFTGYQMETYNQMLWVNFCSAVISSFWLMSDSSMGDAIAFVKKHPAAMSDALVLSAASTLGQLCILFTIKEFGALLFATIMTTRQFLSILLSCILFMHPLTWQQWIGTVMVFSALYGKVIIGGMKKKEPKPDKPDPEVGYGAEERKGLMEGAEKSS; encoded by the coding sequence ATGAGCTCCCCGAAGGATGCCGCTGCGGGAGTGCCGGCGACGTCAACCGTCCTGAAGATCATCGGGTGCGTGGTGGGTGTCGTGGGCTCCCTCCTCGTGTACGGTATCCTGCAGGAGAGGATCATGACCCGCCCgtacggcgagggcgaggacgaggagttCTTCACCTTCTCCGTGTTTTTGGTCATGAACAACCGCCTGGTGTCCATGTGCGTGGCGGTCATCGTGCTCGCCGTCattcgcggcgcggtcgcacCGGTGGCGCCCATCTACAAGTACGCGGCCGTGTCTTGCTCGAACGTGATCGCCACCACGTGCCAGTACGAGGCGCTCAAGTACGTCTCGTTCCCCGTCCAAACTCTCGGCAAGTGCGCCAAGATGATTCCCGTCATGATCTGGGGCTACTTCATCAGCAACAAGCGGTACGGGCTGTACGACTACCTCATCGCGACCGGTGTGATGGTGGGATGCACCATCTTCGCCCTCTACGGACCCACCACCTCTTCCCACGGCGGTAGTAGCAAGAAGAGCGAGAAGGAGACCGGAATGTACGGCATCGCGCTCATGGGCGGCTACCTCGGCTTTGACGGGTTCACGTCTACGTTTCAGGACAAGCTCTTCACCGGGTACCAGATGGAGACGTACAACCAGATGCTCTGGGTGAACTTCTGCAGCGCGGTCATCTCTTCGTTCTGGCTCATGTCCGATAGCTCCAtgggcgacgcgatcgcgttCGTCAAGAAGCACCCGGCGGCCATGTCCGACGCGCTGGttctctccgccgcgtccaccctcGGGCAGCTGTGCATCTTGTTCACGATTAAGGAGTTTGGCGCGCTGCTCTTTGCGACGATCATGACCACCAGGCAGTTCCTGTCCATCCTGCTGTCGTGCATCCTATTCATGCACCCGCTCACGTGGCAGCAGTGGATCGGCACCGTCATGGTGTTCTCCGCGCTTTACGGCAAGGTCATCATCGGCGGgatgaagaagaaggagcccAAGCCGGACAAGCCCGACCCCGAGGTGGGCTACGGCGCTGAAGAGCGGAAGGGCCTGATGGAGGGTGCCGAGAAGTCCTCGTGA
- a CDS encoding predicted protein encodes MDFLADASFLQTPLAEGLGLGSDVKSSAGGRPMVHRGFAARAREVRAHVRAAWRRARERGDRFVLCGHSLGGAVATLAAVAILAEADDDESRSAAAEALRCVAFASPPVGNSAWRRAVWERGWGPAFTNVCVPEDPVPRLLFTPRRGATVDAPRQPPTRDTSREANAARRLPRLVPMTQRRSDETQGDAGGGTGKSSYLRAAGRAIRPEYVHLGPIHHLLRGGRIVSSDAHTISDDEGVAGAAGGDVAATTDETREGGPGAIAAVRHAVLRHTMRTYRARMVELCDGAVGAKPGSHPRRPPSSTGILPRPVGTAIDATPNPRPMIAVAVVSVGEDGASFAASTSIRGLDLDLCDVKAGVKAEVRGWPCVVAHTSPMCSPSELAVRVSAPSFNGEKLPDADAGGPSVFGWAPMILSCGGDFGDARVGVRVTPRRVWVTAGDDVDVDDVTDVTDAFRETDGGWIDFRSVVSVERRRWSIRRLLGSLGGAPDRPPAPGDVFVVVTAGDVAEDGATVRVTPGTNVRDARRALLGALRRTERDALAHAADALFDDPRRRKSPFRQGFAFGAAAAAGAAFGAALRRDFEGEG; translated from the coding sequence ATGGActtcctcgcggacgcgtcgttccTGCagacgccgctcgccgagggACTCGGCCTCGGGAGCGATGTTAAATCATCCGCCGGGGGGAGGCCGATGGTGCACAGGGgtttcgccgcgcgcgcgagggaggtgcGAGCgcacgtgcgcgcggcgtggcgtcgcgcgagggagaggggCGATCGGTTCGTGCTGTGCGGGCACAGCCTgggcggggcggtcgcgacgctcgccgccgtcgcgatcctcgcagaggcggacgacgacgagtcgcgttcggcggcggctgaggcgCTGAGGTGcgtggcgttcgcgtcgccgcccgtggGTAACTCCGCGTGGAGACGAGCGGTGTGGGAGCGCGGGTGGGGTCCCGCGTTCACCAACGTGTGCGTCCCGGAAGATCCCGTCCCGAGGCTGCTGttcacgccgcggcgaggggcgacagtcgacgcgccgcgacagccgccgacgcgggatACCTCGCGGgaggccaacgccgcgcgcaggctCCCGCGCCTGGTCCCGATGACGCAACGTCGTTCGGATGAGACGCAGGGCGACGCTGGGGGGGGCACGGGCAAGTCGTCCTACCTTCGCGCGGCTGGTCGAGCCATTCGTCCGGAATACGTCCACCTGGGACCCATACACCACCTGTTACGCGGCGGTCGCATCGTATCGTCGGACGCTCATACGATATCggacgacgaaggcgtcgccgGTGCGGCCGGaggggacgtcgccgccacgacCGACGAGACGCGGGAGGGCGGGCCGGGTGCCATCGCGGCTGTCCGACACGCGGTGCTCCGTCACACCATGCGAACGTACCGGGCCAGGATGGTGGAGCTGTGCGACGGAGCTGTTGGAGCTAAGCCGGGTtcgcacccgcgtcgtccgccatcGTCCACCGGCATCCTTCCGCGGCCCGTCGGaacggcgatcgacgcgacgcccaaCCCACGTCCGATgatcgcggtcgccgtcgtctccgtcggcgaagatggagcgtcgttcgccgcgtcgacgtcgatcaGGGGTTTGGATCTGGATTTGTGCGACGTCAAGGCGGGCGTGAAGGCGGAGGTGAGAGGGTGgccgtgcgtcgtcgcccacaCGTCGCCGATGTGTTCTCCCTCGGaactcgccgtccgcgtctcggcgccgagcttcaACGGCGAGAAACttcccgacgccgacgcggggggaCCGAGCGTATTTGGCTGGGCACCGATGATACTgtcgtgcggcggcgactttgGCGACGCCAGGGTTGGGGTTAGGGTTACCCCTAGGCGGGTGTgggtcaccgcgggcgacgacgtggacgtggacgacgtaACGGACGTAACGGACGCGTTCCGCGAGACGGACGGCGGGTGGATCGACTTTCGTTCCGTCGTTTCGgtggagcggcggcggtggtccaTTCGTCGATTGCTCGgatcgctcggcggcgctccggatcgcccgcccgcgcccggcgacgtcttcgtgGTCGTGACGGCCGGTGACGtggccgaggacggcgcgacggttcgcgtGACGCCGGGTACGAACGTcagggacgcgaggcgggcgtTACTTGGGGCGTTACGGAggaccgagcgcgacgcgttggcgcacgcggcggacgcgctcttTGACgatccgaggcggcggaagTCTCCGTTCCGCCAGGGGTTCGccttcggcgcggcggcggcggcgggagcggcgttcggcgcggctCTCAGACGGGACTTCGAGGGAGAAGGGTGA
- a CDS encoding predicted protein: MSLLASLFGAGKSGSAPPGPVSSVARSDGSKRSGGSAAVNAVDLGEMRAKAATDKLRVVNEAIAEHDTYLATLAIYERLITVYRAKKAGLEALAAARGAMRDAVDAVTTPRAGITETNGANEEKGTGTRYEVSPEELLEQLGPEPKPPAQRSPVNEPRIAADGTEGPPIFLLACAALEGSADAARVLPELLKRGADANARGTRHDHGADVPALCLVVGAMEGVAKIVAASEEAAEEDVDGGCQRRTSTDADDIVNEKADDVDNEAVPRPTRTRPASADDLADFATALLAAPNLDVDAVGRLGRVHESARNGHLNARYRGLVPYGGAVGSEGTALFLATCAATANALDGDSRGAVAAVHVAARLMGSGADVNAIGARPGWWARCGPRLTPVSMCLAALEQTASLTDRAAYVSSRVAIASLASALIRGHGFDHAVEATFSHRPDADELRVRRVAPGDASTIHTGTTKNFGSTSSNAPPVYASGPALWHACCAVVEGAGAPALSLARELLEMGADPNCVGSRPGHCAAGTPALAMCVAALEGRAAEDGKKAWWPSTDGVAGSRVPSTLSVRASVSDGATTDGGSAPSTSSSRRDASGGGKKLHPVDGEETSETDAEAEPREEISWMARMIQSAADTAAEIGEDFASLQKNIADAAADVVNAAAAAVGTTLDSHDDRERRARTDALELVKALIARGADVNAPMEIRRPHAEDLITRNAYPLGLALGVYAEKPEITEALAAAVKLLDSGADVNAVGVANYPVVAPPLHVACVAVHKDLPLSAMLFDRILEAGADPSACAVFPEGSECPPVVELLHALREGERDRVLIASMIERLIDAGADVVRSHPEVYLPEPHPAYAAKERDFGIAGDDKRPVTDQSSTNDPMDTNGSDVEDAESALGRSARRQAASFVDARGSGAGSVSGSSDSEGDVSMADASDAGENDGENVGATRPKHRTRVGTCEYTPLFWALEAVYGEGHDEARQCVEWIVERRGWEVDEQQGLNHQSWVEGSLVACAVAAAVEAAAPIDELSIPPAPPGADPKGVDSGGSQATRPAGDGTSPPLASLLEGWTGHRPVTDQSPTDAARAAVGSPSPGAPLAKNDRADVDEGPVDNVERAFRDPAYHHPASLIHHFPDIAHHNLLLERTREEMPQTKPIQKIVKLGALGRFRGRTKGILGASRFDKAAQGRFAPVEKAQAQAKADAVSDRPAEISAEEAKAGAAPIPAATTVTTVTTPPTDDAEPPRALTARDAALHADIDAMGAPSQAGDDAESPEPDLEPSAPIEYVPFDPVAHKARAVARRSSRLSACIKTANIMVRHCKRVDAGAVNPLLAELGAGALTPFEFTPLFAALHGAACARGREQLIVALHFATTLLDAGASVVGEDNSGRHAPLEGVGGAKNAGRNLKGDSAASSTSALRSYPLMWAAAAVLRSDYPYQKVDDACALVKRLLVAGADPSEVNLRVSVPGDETESGPGGFKTGRKASKEGLIRGARVLHLWDERALLLEIHSADAWQRALTLRMKLAEMLSQAGARSVFRPKTRPGDLAKTALAAEARNRRFDSHDGDAHPWTKDEADAAALMERASVPTRYHGWRRPVDDDEAGPRDDHLFSRGDLFHDLRGRHTDEVPGYGAPAIIPGATRIVVLNEKDEGKAGVVETKKVSRDELVNERDVPTSVLVSRMTIEADAKVAADKIYAAEGRDAVRDLLGRDNDSDTDDSDTDDEYDDYHRANDDRNTAKAKTRAQLAREKWRRSMDKVAHGRTKSDQIALRRMRSSDASDKNRSMGEMARMALDGLREVVATNVTSLRLGSGAGGGDEVKYFDDEADWLASSSATGRRRRQPTVRRELYGPHTERL; encoded by the coding sequence ATGTCGCTGCTGGCGTCGCTCTTCGGAGCCGGGAAGAgcggctccgcgccgcccggtccGGTGTCTTCCGTGGCACGGAGCGATGGGAGCAAGCGCTCGggcgggagcgccgcggtgaacgccgtGGACCTCGGGGAGAtgcgcgccaaggcggcgacggacaaGCTTCGCGTGGTGAACGAGGCGATTGCCGAGCACGACACGTACCTGGCCACGTTGGCGATATACGAGCGGCTCATCACGGTGTATcgcgccaagaaggcggggttggaggcgctcgcggcggcgcgaggggcgatgagggacgccgtcgacgcggtcacCACCCCTCGCGCGGGGATTACCGAGACGAATGGCGCCAACGAGGAAAAAGGCACTGGCACCAGGTACGAGGTGAGCCCCGAGGAGTTACTCGAGCAGCTCGGTCCGGAGCCGAAACCTCCGGCGCAGCGGTCGCCGGTCAACGAACCGAgaatcgccgcggacggcaccGAGGGCCCGCCcatcttcctcctcgcgtgcgccgcgctggagggttccgcggatgccgcgcgGGTACTTCCCGAGCTGCTAAAGCGAGGCGCGGATGCAAacgcgcgaggcacgcggcacgaccacggcgccgacgtgcCCGCGCTGTGTCTCGTGGTGGGGGCGATGGAGGGCGTGGCGAaaatcgtcgccgcgtcggaggaggcggcggaggaggacgtcgatgGAGGATGTCAACGGAGGACGTCaacggacgcggacgatatCGTCAACGAAAAGGCGGATGATGTCGACAATGAGGCGGttccgcgtccgacgcgaacgcgcccagcctccgcggacgacctcgcggactTTGCcaccgccctcctcgccgcgcccaacttggacgtggacgcggtggggaGACTCGGGAGGGTGCACGAGAGCGCCAGGAACGGCCACCTCAACGCTCGGTACCGGGGACTCGTCCCGTACGGCGGAGCGGTCGGCTCGGAGGGAACCGCGCTCTTcctggcgacgtgcgcggcgacggcgaacgcgctcgacggggattcgaggggcgcggtcgcggcggttcacgtcgccgcgcggctcatgggttccggcgcggacgtcaacgCCATCGGCGCTCGGCCCGGGTGGTGGGCGCGGTGCGGCCCCAGGCTCACGCCCGTCTCGATGTGCCTAGCCGCGCTGGAACAGACGGCTTCGCTGACGGACCGAGCCGCGTACGTATCCTCTCGCgtggccatcgcgtcgctggcgtccgcgctgatCCGCGGACACGGCTTCGatcacgccgtcgaggccacGTTCTCGCACAGGCCGGACGCGGATGAGCTGAgagtgcgccgcgtcgcgcccggggacgCGTCCACGATACATACGGGCACGACCAAAAACTTTGGATCCACGTCATCCAACGCCCCGCCCGTGTACGCCAGCGGACCCGCGCTGTGGCACGCGTGCTGCGCGGtggtcgagggcgccggcgcgccggcgttatccctggcgcgcgagctcctcgagatGGGCGCGGACCCGAACTGCGTCGGGTCGCGGCCCGGGCACTGCGCCGCCGGCACGCCGGCGTTGGCGATGTGCGTAGCCGCGCTGgaagggcgcgcggcggaggacgggaAGAAGGCGTGGTGGCCGTCGACGGACGGCGTGGCGGGATCCAGGGTTCCGTCGACGCTGTCGGTGCGAGCGTCCGTGTCGGatggggcgacgacggatggtgggtcggcgccgtcgacgtcttcCTCTCGGCGGGACGCCTCCGGAGGCGGGAAGAAGCTCCACCCGGTGGACGGCGAAGAGACTtccgagacggacgccgaggcggagcccCGAGAGGAGATCTCGTGGATGGCGAGGATGATTCAGTCCGCGGCcgacaccgcggcggagattggcGAGGATTTCGCCTCGCTTCAGAAGAACAtagcggacgcggcggcggatgtcgtcaacgccgccgccgccgccgtcggcaccACGCTCGACTCGCACGACGACAGGGAGAGACGCGCCAGGACCGATGCGCTAGAGCTCGTcaaggcgctcatcgcgcgcggcgcggacgtcaacgCTCCGATGGAGATCCGAAGGCCCCACGCTGAAGATCTCATCACGCGGAACGCGTATCCGTTGGGCTTAGCTCTCGGCGTGTACGCGGAGAAGCCGGAGATCACcgaggcgttggcggcggcggtgaaacTTCTCGACTCCGGCGCGGATGTGAACGCGGTCGGCGTGGCCAATtaccccgtcgtcgcgcctccGCTGCACGTTgcgtgcgtcgcggtgcACAAAGATCTGCCCTTGTCCGCGATGCTGTTCGATAGGATCCTCGaagccggcgccgacccgaGCGCTTGCGCGGTTTTTCCCGAGGGGAGCGAGTGCCCCCCGGTGGTCGAATTGCTccacgcgctgcgcgagggtGAGCGCGATCGCGTGCTCATCGCGTCGATGATCGAACGTCtgatcgacgcgggcgcggacgtggtgCGTTCGCACCCGGAGGTGTACCTACCCGAGCCTCACCCCGCGTACGCGGCCAAGGAGAGGGACTTTGGCATCGCAGGGGACGACAAACGACCGGTCACCGACCAGTCATCGACAAACGATCCCATGGACACAAACGGAAGCGACGTGGAAGACGCCGAGTCCGCGCTGGGCAGATCCGCGCGACGCCAGGCTGCGTCGttcgtcgacgcacgcgggtCGGGCGCTGGATCGGTGAGCGGGTCGTCGGACTCGGAAGGTGACGTGTcgatggcggacgcgtccgacgccggTGAAAACGACGGTGAAAACGTCGGCGCGACCCGGCCCAAACACCGGACGAGGGTGGGCACCTGCGAGTACACACCGCTGTTCtgggcgctcgaggctgtgTACGGCGAGGGtcacgacgaggcgaggcaGTGCGTGGAGTGGATCGTTGAGAGACGAGGGTGGGAGGTTGACGAGCAGCAGGGTCTGAACCACCAGTCCTGGGTGGAGGGTTCGCTGGTTGCGTGTGcggtagccgccgccgtcgaagccgcggcgcccatcgACGAGCTCTCCATCCCACCggccccgcccggcgccgatccAAAGGGAGTCGACTCCGGGGGGTCCCaagcgacgcgaccggcgggcGATGGGACGTCGCCACCGCTGGCGTCGCTGCTGGAGGGATGGACCGGTCACCGACCAGTCACCGACCAGTCACCGACtgacgcggctcgcgccgccgtcggctcgccgtcgcccggtgCTCCGCTCGCCAAGAACGACCGagccgacgtggacgaagGGCCGGTGGATAACGTGGAGAGGGCGTTCAGGGACCCGGCGTACCACCACCCGGCGAGTCTCATCCACCACTTCCCCGACATCGCCCACCACAACCTGCTGCTGGAGCGCACGCGCGAGGAGATGCCGCAGACGAAACCAATCCAAAAAATCGTCAaactcggcgcgctcggtcgGTTCCGCGGGCGAACCAAGGGCATactcggcgcgtcgcgtttCGATAAAGCCGCGCAAGGGCGGTTCGCGCCCGTGGAgaaggcgcaggcgcaggcgaaggcggacgcggtgtcGGATCGTCCCGCCGAGatctccgcggaggaggcaaaggcgggggcggcgccgatccccgccgcgacgaccgttacgaccgttacgacgccgccgaccgacGATGCAGAGCCGCCCCGTGCGCTCACAgcgcgggacgccgcgcttcacgccgacatcgacgcgatgggcgcgccgtCCCAGGCTGGCGATGACGCGGAGTCGCCGGAGCCCGACCTCGAACCGTCCGCGCCTATTGAATACGTTCCGTTCGACCCGGTCGCGCACAAGGCCAGGGCGGTGGCCAGGCGGTCCTCGCGGCTGTCCGCCTGCATCAAGACGGCGAACATCATGGTGCGACACTGCaagcgcgtggacgccggcgcggtcaacccgctgctcgcggagctgggCGCCGGTGCGTTGACCCCGTTTGAGTTTACCCCGctgttcgcggcgctgcacGGAGCGGCGTGCGCTCGGGGCAGGGAACAGCTCATCGTCGCCCTGCACTTCGCCACGACGCTGctggacgccggcgcgagcgtcgtcggggaggaCAACTCCGGCAggcacgcgccgctcgagggcgtcggcggcgccaaaAACGCCGGCCGAAACCTCAAGGGCGATTCCgctgcgtcgtcgacgtcggcgctccGGTCGTACCCGCTCATgtgggccgccgccgccgtgcttcGATCCGATTACCCGTACCAgaaggtggacgacgcgtgcgcgctggTGAAGAGgctgctcgtcgcgggcgcggatccGTCGGAGGTGAACCTGCGCGTGtccgtccccggcgacgagaccGAGTCCGGCCCTGGGGGGTTCAAGACGGGTAGGAAAGCGTCGAAAGAGGGACTCattcgcggcgcgagggtgctaCACCTGtgggacgaacgcgcgctcctcctggAGATTcactccgccgacgcgtggcAGCGCGCGCTGACGCTGCGCatgaagctcgcggagatgCTCTCCCAGGCTGGCGCCCGTTCGGTGTTCCGTCCAAAAACGCGACCCGGGGACCTCGCGAAaacggcgctcgccgcggaggcgaggaacCGTCGATTCGATTCccacgacggggacgccCACCCGTGGAcgaaggacgaggcggacgccgccgcgctgatggagcgcgcgtccgtcccgaCGCGGTACCACGGCtggcgtcgccccgtcgacgacgacgaggctggGCCGCGGGACGACCACCTcttcagccgcggcgatctctTCCACGACCTCCGAGGTAGGCACACCGACGAGGTTCCCGGATACGGAGCGCCGGCGAtcatccccggcgcgacCCGCATCGTCGTGCTCAACGAGAAGGACGAGGGCAaggctggcgtcgtcgagaccAAGAAGGTGTCGAGGGATGAGCTCGTGAACGAACGAGACGTGCCCACCAGCGTCTTGGTGTCCAGGATGACGATCGAGGCGGATGCGAAAGTCGCGGCGGACAAAATAtacgcggcggagggtcgAGACGCCGTGCGCGACCTCCTGGGCCGCGACAACGACTCGGACACGGACGACTcggacaccgacgacgaaTACGACGACTATCACCGCGCCAACGACGACAGGAACAcggccaaggccaagacCCGCGCGCAACTCGCGAGGGAGAAATGGCGCCGCAGCATGGACAAGGTGGCGCACGGCCGAACGAAGAGCGACCAGATTGCGCTGCGACGGATGCGGTCTTCAGACGCCTCGGATAAGAATCGGTCGATGGGGGAGatggcgaggatggcgctCGATGGTTTGCGGGAGGTTGTCGCGACGAACGTGACCTCGTTGAGGTTGGgatccggcgccggcggtggagaCGAGGTGAAGtacttcgacgacgaggccgattggctcgcgtcgtcgagcgcgacgggtaGAAGGCGGAGGCAGCCGACGGTGCGCAGGGAGTTGTACGGTCCTCACACCGAGCGTCTCTAG
- a CDS encoding predicted protein: MSLAISSTTALKGVRLSMTRGARGTVASRRVAVRVNAVSADRGSDSKIQVGVRHSMRVTRLRDIVEVSPDLWGPTESSAVPSKKARRGDGLTQATIFKELLLASKHFRLYSQKIHGDGDVYGVRFLMGSPRMEGLDDVFRVTRCVAERDEGLMNLVPDSSGMMVAEIMFPLAMPLDNTIEDLSSLVRAIETQIIEESTVCLMEKGSDDRSVFHGERRLNKYFTGMYARAPDLLHRGTCTSSSPTPGALEASKEMLHRLWEGEESADVVLIDEVRARVEELFCGGNGRAVVHPSGTDAETMPLLQAVLASRALARRVPELDRPVDFRDGAQRGNVISLVACAGEVGSGTTEAAEGRFFSKAVPLGGNRVDMGQELPALHDLAAMESVELVARGGDTDVGRGKADYDAIVEAKAREALASDPAAVVVLHTVAGSKTGLVMPSPAVADTLVAEFGERVVSVLDACQMRHHPNLIPRWLNDQGPILMTSSKFFGGPSFGSAVFFPHRAVETMNDQLGEESPATVAAIAEACASYLTHHDIGDVLPKLHDAMPPGFCNSGVLLRWAAGLHEMETLNDATEANGGIANTEKHVRAWVHAMREEAQKFSPHLEYVPAVDYEGDWQLGGVNTIIAVRLRSGPDEDFFSTADLKKVYALMTADLTEFISPESTMAERRVASQKCLTGQPVDIPGGSVLRTVLGAAQLKDLVSGKQPLDQMIEDDRVLLSKLALIARQYDYLLSHSL; this comes from the coding sequence ATGTCCCTCGCCATTTCTTCCACCACCGCGCTCAAGGGTGTGAGGCTTTCGatgacccgcggcgcgcggggcaccGTCGCCtcacgccgcgtcgcggtcaGGGTGaacgccgtctccgccgaccGCGGCAGCGATTCGAAGATCCAagtcggcgtccgccactCCATGCGAGTCACCCGCCTCCGCGACATCGTGGAGGTCTCTCCCGACCTCTGGGGTCCCACGGAGAGCTCTGCGGTCCCCAGCAAGAAGGCcaggcgcggcgacggcctgaCGCAGGCGACCATCTTCAAGGAGCTCCTGCTCGCGTCCAAGCACTTTCGCCTCTACTCGCAGAAgatccacggcgacggcgacgtctaCGGCGTTCGCTTCCTCATGGGTTCGCCCCGCATGGAAGGCCTGGACGACGTGTTCCGCGTCACCCGGTGCGTCGCAGAGCGCGACGAAGGCCTCATGAATCTCGTGCCCGACTCGTCCGGCATGATGGTGGCTGAGATCATGTTCCCGCTGGCCATGCCCCTGGACAACACCATCGAGGATCTCAGCTCCTTGGTCCGCGCGATCGAGACCCAGATCATCGAAGAATCCACCGTGTGCCTCATGGAGAAGGGCAGCGACGACCGCTCCGTCTtccacggcgagcgccgcctcaaCAAGTACTTCACCGGCATGTACGCCCGCGCTCCCGAccttctccaccgcggcaCCTGCACCTCCTCTTCCCCGaccccgggcgcgctcgaggcgtccaAGGAGATGCTTCACCGCCTCTGGGAGGGCGAGGAgtccgccgacgtcgttcTCATCGACGAAGTCCGCGCCAGGGTCGAGGAACTCTTCTGCGGCGGCAACGGCCGGGCGGTTGTTCACCCCTcgggcaccgacgccgagacgaTGCCCTTGCTCCAggcggtgctcgcgtcccgcgccctcgcgcgccgcgtccccgagTTGGACCGCCCGGTGGAtttccgcgacggcgcccagCGCGGTAACGTCATCTCCCTCGTGGCGTgcgccggcgaggttggCTCCGGCACCaccgaggctgcggagggTCGATTCTTCTCCAAGGCTGTGCCCCTCGGCGGCAACCGCGTCGACATGGGCCAGGAGCTCCCCGCGCTCCACGACCTCGCGGCCATGGAgtccgtcgagctcgtcgcccgcggcggcgacaccgaCGTCGGCCGCGGCAAGGCTGActacgacgccatcgtcgaggccaaggctcgcgaggctctcgcgtcggaccccgccgccgtcgtggtgCTTCACACCGTCGCCGGTTCCAAGACGGGCCTCGTCATGCCCTCCCCAGCCGTGGCCGAtaccctcgtcgccgagtttggcgagcgcgtcgtgtcCGTCCTGGACGCGTGCCAGATGAGGCACCACCCGAACCTCATCCCGAGGTGGCTGAACGATCAGGGTCCCATCCTGATGACGTCGTCCAAGTTTTTCGGCGGTCCCTCGTTTGGTAGCGCGGTTTTCTTCCCCCACCGCGCGGTCGAAACCATGAACGACCAACTCGGGGAGGAGTCccccgccaccgtcgcggccatcgcggaggcgtgCGCCAGCTACTTGACGCACCACgacatcggcgacgtcctccccaAGCTCCACGACGCGATGCCCCCGGGCTTTTGCAACAGCGGCGTGCTGCTCAGGTGGGCCGCGGGCCTGCACGAGATGGAGACGCTCAacgacgccaccgaggcCAACGGCGGCATCGCCAACACCGAGAAGCACGTCCGCGCGTGGGTTCACGCCatgcgcgaggaggcgcagaAGTTTTCCCCGCACCTCGAGTACGTCCCAGCCGTCGACTACGAGGGCGACTggcagctcggcggcgtcaacaCCATCATCGCCGTGCGCCTCCGCAGCGGACCCGACGAGGACTTTTTCAGCACCGCGGACCTCAAGAAGGTTTACGCGCTCATGACCGCCGACCTCACGGAGTTCATCTCCCCGGAGTCTACCATGGCTGAGCGCCGCGTGGCGTCCCAGAAGTGCCTCACCGGGCAGCCCGTCGACATCCCCGGCGGGTCTGTGCTGCGAAccgtgctcggcgcggcgcagctcAAAGACCTGGTCAGCGGCAAACAGCCGCTCGACCAGATGATTGAGGACGATCGTGTTCTCCTCAGCAAGCTGGCACTCATCGCGAGGCAGTACGACTACCTCCTGAGCCACTCCCTCTAA